The following are encoded together in the Xiphophorus hellerii strain 12219 chromosome 3, Xiphophorus_hellerii-4.1, whole genome shotgun sequence genome:
- the LOC116717238 gene encoding CD209 antigen-like protein E isoform X2, producing the protein MEEELNYANVTFKTNGVSTQIDSENEKRAQFHPLLFLGMICFTLLLAIIILSVYFTYEQRRQSDVLAEQNLKLEEVSADLQRRTAERNRLNWTLDVILDYDTFPAADRCPQKQCKPCPDDWAMFQSNCYLFTKGEYSYNWKTWKQSQEFCVKENAKLAVIDSQEEQEFINNKTEKYNDNKHGYWIGLKKDKEGTWTWAGGRNLSVTFWSTEKAVNWLSCGLINPHLNHSSNWAKSSCDMRNRWICETRVLIRPD; encoded by the exons ATGGAAGAAGAACTGAATTATGCAAATGTGACTTTTAAGACTAATGGTGTCTCCACACAGATCGACTCAG aaaatgaaaagagagcTCAGTTTCACCCTCTGCTGTTTTTGGGGATGATCTGCTTCACCCTGCTCCTGGCCATCATCATCCTCAGTGTCTACT TCACATACGAGCAGAGGAGACAGTCGGACGTTTTAGCGGAGCAGAATCTGAAGCTGGAGGAGGTGAGTGCAGATTTACAGAGACGAACAGCAGAGAGAAACCGACTCAACTGGACTCTAGACGTCATCCTGGATTACGACACGTTTCCTGCGGCTGATCGCTGCCCACAGAAAC agtGTAAGCCTTGCCCGGACGACTGGGCGATGTTTCAGTCAAACTGTTACCTGTTTACAAAAGGTGAGTACAGCTACAACTGGAAAACCTGGAAGCAAAGCCAAGAGTTTtgtgtgaaagaaaatgcaaagcTGGCGGTGATCGACAGCCAGGAGGAGCAG GAAttcataaacaacaaaacagaaaaatacaacgACAATAAGCACGGCTACTGGATCGGGTTGAAGAAAGACAAGGAGGGCACGTGGACGTGGGCAGGCGGCAGGAACCTCTCTGTGAC CTTCTGGTCGACAGAAAAAGCTGTGAATTGGCTCTCCTGTGGTTTAATTAACCCGCATCTCAACCATTCCTCCAACTGGGCCAAAAGCAGCTGCGACATGAGGAACCGCTGGATCTGTGAGACCAGAGTCCTGATCCGACCCGATTAG
- the LOC116717238 gene encoding CD209 antigen-like protein E isoform X1, with amino-acid sequence MEEELNYANVTFKTNGVSTQIDSEKSSLKEIIYDEVKTEKTQDTHLIITENEKRAQFHPLLFLGMICFTLLLAIIILSVYFTYEQRRQSDVLAEQNLKLEEVSADLQRRTAERNRLNWTLDVILDYDTFPAADRCPQKQCKPCPDDWAMFQSNCYLFTKGEYSYNWKTWKQSQEFCVKENAKLAVIDSQEEQEFINNKTEKYNDNKHGYWIGLKKDKEGTWTWAGGRNLSVTFWSTEKAVNWLSCGLINPHLNHSSNWAKSSCDMRNRWICETRVLIRPD; translated from the exons ATGGAAGAAGAACTGAATTATGCAAATGTGACTTTTAAGACTAATGGTGTCTCCACACAGATCGACTCAG aaaaatcGAGCCtcaaagaaataatttatgaTGAGGTGAAGACAGAGAAGACGCAGGACACACATCTGATCATAACAG aaaatgaaaagagagcTCAGTTTCACCCTCTGCTGTTTTTGGGGATGATCTGCTTCACCCTGCTCCTGGCCATCATCATCCTCAGTGTCTACT TCACATACGAGCAGAGGAGACAGTCGGACGTTTTAGCGGAGCAGAATCTGAAGCTGGAGGAGGTGAGTGCAGATTTACAGAGACGAACAGCAGAGAGAAACCGACTCAACTGGACTCTAGACGTCATCCTGGATTACGACACGTTTCCTGCGGCTGATCGCTGCCCACAGAAAC agtGTAAGCCTTGCCCGGACGACTGGGCGATGTTTCAGTCAAACTGTTACCTGTTTACAAAAGGTGAGTACAGCTACAACTGGAAAACCTGGAAGCAAAGCCAAGAGTTTtgtgtgaaagaaaatgcaaagcTGGCGGTGATCGACAGCCAGGAGGAGCAG GAAttcataaacaacaaaacagaaaaatacaacgACAATAAGCACGGCTACTGGATCGGGTTGAAGAAAGACAAGGAGGGCACGTGGACGTGGGCAGGCGGCAGGAACCTCTCTGTGAC CTTCTGGTCGACAGAAAAAGCTGTGAATTGGCTCTCCTGTGGTTTAATTAACCCGCATCTCAACCATTCCTCCAACTGGGCCAAAAGCAGCTGCGACATGAGGAACCGCTGGATCTGTGAGACCAGAGTCCTGATCCGACCCGATTAG